A section of the Microbacterium forte genome encodes:
- a CDS encoding TetR/AcrR family transcriptional regulator yields MAKNETRRRNIADAGLSVLATDGSRGLTHRAVDTVAGVPVGTTSNYFRSRDALIEGLVERIGERLAPSDDDLARRSSEQPSRELFADYVRDIVRRLTDDRDVTLALFELRLESSRRPELAALLGAWQRAGFDADVAFSTAAGLPGGRREIALFHYAIDGLLLDRLTSPIDPDTSTDEIVDDLVTGLLR; encoded by the coding sequence ATGGCGAAGAACGAGACGAGGCGACGGAACATCGCGGATGCGGGGCTGAGCGTCCTGGCGACGGACGGTTCTCGCGGGCTCACGCACCGCGCCGTCGACACGGTGGCCGGCGTGCCGGTGGGCACCACCTCGAACTACTTCCGCAGTCGGGATGCGCTCATCGAGGGCCTCGTCGAGCGGATCGGCGAACGTCTCGCCCCCAGCGACGATGACCTCGCCCGCCGATCATCCGAACAGCCGAGCAGGGAGCTCTTCGCCGACTACGTCAGAGACATCGTGCGTCGTCTGACCGACGACCGCGACGTCACGCTGGCGCTGTTCGAGCTGAGGCTCGAAAGCAGCCGTCGCCCCGAGCTGGCCGCCCTCCTGGGGGCATGGCAGCGAGCGGGCTTCGATGCGGATGTCGCGTTCAGCACGGCAGCGGGGCTTCCCGGCGGCCGACGCGAGATCGCGCTGTTCCACTACGCGATCGACGGGCTTCTGCTCGATCGGCTGACGTCTCCGATCGATCCCGACACGTCGACCGACGAGATCGTGGACGACCTCGTCACCGGCCTTCTGCGCTGA
- a CDS encoding isopenicillin N synthase family dioxygenase — protein sequence MADLSLPILDLSQLDAGPEAAARFRDELRAATHDVGFFYLTGTGVSPELEARLHRAALDFFALPEQDKLAIENVNSPHFRGYTRVGGERTQGKIDWREQIDIGPEREPVEGGPAFNRLTGPNLWPEAQPELKTVVTEWHDTLTEIAHKLLRAWAVTLGAEESYFDEPFRDPSTLIKIVRYPGTHEPEPQQGVGAHKDSGVLTLLWVEPGKGGLQVERNGEWVSAPPVPGAFVVNIGELLEYATGGYLKATNHRVISPRAPEERISIPFFFNPALDQQLPLLDLPADLAAEATGITEDPSNPIHATYGENAMKSRLRAHPDVAAIHHPDLVATKA from the coding sequence ATGGCTGATCTCTCGCTTCCCATCCTCGACCTGTCCCAGCTCGATGCCGGCCCCGAGGCCGCGGCACGGTTCCGGGACGAACTGCGTGCAGCGACACACGATGTGGGCTTCTTCTACCTGACGGGCACGGGGGTCTCCCCCGAGCTCGAAGCTCGCCTGCACCGGGCCGCGCTCGACTTCTTCGCGCTGCCCGAACAGGACAAGCTCGCGATCGAGAACGTCAACAGCCCCCACTTTCGCGGATACACCCGTGTCGGCGGCGAACGCACGCAGGGCAAGATCGACTGGCGCGAGCAGATCGACATCGGCCCCGAGCGCGAACCCGTCGAGGGCGGACCCGCTTTCAACCGCCTCACCGGCCCGAACCTCTGGCCCGAGGCCCAGCCCGAGCTCAAGACGGTCGTCACCGAATGGCACGACACTCTGACCGAGATCGCGCACAAGCTGCTGCGCGCCTGGGCTGTGACGCTCGGAGCGGAGGAGTCGTACTTCGACGAGCCCTTCCGTGACCCCTCGACGCTCATCAAGATCGTCCGCTACCCGGGCACTCATGAGCCGGAGCCCCAGCAGGGCGTCGGCGCCCACAAGGACTCCGGCGTGCTCACGCTGCTCTGGGTCGAGCCGGGCAAGGGTGGACTGCAGGTGGAGCGGAACGGCGAGTGGGTGTCGGCTCCGCCCGTTCCCGGCGCGTTCGTCGTCAACATCGGGGAACTGCTGGAGTACGCGACCGGTGGCTATCTCAAGGCGACCAACCACCGCGTGATCTCCCCCAGGGCACCGGAGGAGCGCATCTCGATCCCGTTCTTCTTCAATCCGGCGCTCGACCAGCAGCTGCCGCTCCTCGACCTTCCAGCCGATCTCGCTGCAGAGGCGACCGGCATCACCGAGGACCCGAGCAATCCGATCCACGCGACGTACGGGGAGAACGCCATGAAGTCACGGCTGCGCGCCCACCCCGACGTCGCTGCGATCCACCACCCGGACCTGGTCGCCACGAAGGCCTGA
- a CDS encoding PrsW family intramembrane metalloprotease: MSSGGPSQPSPYTPPPAQQQPPAYPQQPQAYPQQPQAYPQQPQAGPPQYSAQQYAQSSYAPTQFSQRADYASVLAQPTPYSPPAPAAPSPAPGLPALPAARRGGRVALFSLFGFLGLLLLGLIAYFGLFLGPLASIIGLVLALVPLAIVFFVVRMIDRWEPEPKSLVFFAIAWGAIAAVGLTLLVDLGLTAVLGLRGEVAGAVIQAPIVEEFWKGFGVFLIFLIARRSFDGPVDGVVYGALVGAGFAFTENIQYFAISLIEGGGEQLTVTFILRAIMSPFAHAMFTSLTGLAIGLAARRHASTGAALGFGLLGMLGAMVLHGLWNGSSFANFFLLYFVLQVPLFVGFIFGIIALRREESRLTKARLGDYAAAGWFTPEEVTMLATPAGRKTGLAWASQLRGDRRPLMREFIKDATMLASVRQRAITGRDPMAPADEQALLARTRATRAALLAY; encoded by the coding sequence ATGAGTTCCGGAGGACCGTCCCAGCCATCGCCGTACACGCCGCCGCCAGCACAGCAGCAGCCCCCGGCGTATCCTCAGCAACCCCAGGCCTATCCTCAGCAACCCCAGGCCTATCCTCAGCAGCCGCAGGCCGGTCCGCCGCAGTACTCCGCTCAGCAATACGCGCAGTCGAGCTATGCGCCGACGCAGTTCTCGCAGCGTGCGGACTACGCGTCGGTGCTCGCGCAGCCGACCCCGTATTCCCCTCCGGCCCCTGCCGCCCCTTCGCCTGCCCCCGGTCTTCCTGCACTGCCCGCGGCGCGCCGAGGCGGACGAGTCGCCCTGTTCTCGCTGTTCGGCTTCCTCGGTCTGCTGTTGCTCGGCCTGATCGCCTACTTCGGGCTGTTCCTCGGCCCGCTCGCATCGATCATCGGGCTCGTGCTCGCGCTCGTGCCGCTCGCGATCGTCTTCTTCGTCGTGCGCATGATCGACCGGTGGGAGCCCGAGCCCAAGTCGCTCGTGTTCTTCGCGATCGCCTGGGGTGCCATCGCCGCCGTGGGACTCACCCTTCTCGTCGACCTGGGGCTGACCGCCGTACTGGGGCTCAGGGGTGAGGTCGCGGGCGCTGTGATCCAGGCTCCCATCGTCGAGGAGTTCTGGAAGGGCTTCGGAGTCTTCCTGATCTTCCTCATCGCGCGTCGGTCCTTCGACGGACCGGTCGACGGAGTCGTCTACGGCGCGCTGGTGGGTGCCGGCTTCGCGTTCACCGAGAACATCCAGTACTTCGCGATCAGCCTCATCGAGGGCGGGGGAGAGCAGCTGACGGTGACGTTCATCCTGCGTGCGATCATGTCGCCGTTCGCGCACGCCATGTTCACATCGCTCACCGGCCTCGCAATCGGCCTTGCCGCTCGACGTCACGCCTCCACAGGTGCAGCGCTCGGCTTCGGCCTTCTCGGGATGCTGGGCGCGATGGTGCTGCACGGCCTGTGGAACGGCTCGTCCTTCGCGAACTTCTTCCTCCTTTACTTCGTCCTCCAGGTGCCCCTGTTCGTCGGGTTCATCTTCGGCATCATCGCCTTGCGGCGAGAGGAATCGCGCTTGACGAAGGCTCGTCTGGGCGATTACGCGGCTGCAGGATGGTTCACCCCTGAAGAGGTCACGATGCTGGCGACCCCGGCGGGGCGCAAGACCGGCCTCGCCTGGGCCTCGCAGTTGCGCGGTGATCGACGTCCGCTGATGCGCGAGTTCATCAAGGACGCGACGATGCTGGCTTCCGTCCGTCAGCGGGCGATCACGGGCCGCGACCCGATGGCCCCGGCAGACGAACAGGCCCTGCTCGCACGCACGCGCGCCACGCGGGCCGCTCTGCTGGCGTACTGA
- a CDS encoding fumarylacetoacetate hydrolase family protein, with protein MRFAHLRRADSPAAHLAVVEGADAILVSDLLPDPPATLQQLIEGGEQMLSALRAAVESGTATRHPLEGWSFVSAVIAPPAVLAVGLNYAAHSSELGLKTDAAPTVFTLWPNSLTGHQQTTSWPRALSEAVDYEAELGVLIGTPAKDVAEADALSYVWGYTVVNDITARNVQFSEAQWSRCKSFDGFTPTGPFAVTADEIADPQDLHIWAVVDGQTVQDASTDQMVRSVAKLIAHLSQSLTLLPGTLISTGSPGGAGYSRDPQIFLRDRSTVTVGIDGIGELTTHCRVLD; from the coding sequence ATGCGGTTCGCTCATCTGCGTCGTGCCGACTCCCCTGCTGCGCATCTCGCAGTGGTGGAGGGTGCCGATGCCATCCTCGTCTCCGATCTCCTTCCCGACCCCCCTGCGACGCTTCAGCAGCTGATCGAGGGCGGTGAGCAGATGCTCTCCGCGCTTCGCGCCGCTGTCGAGAGCGGCACCGCCACCCGGCATCCGCTCGAGGGCTGGTCATTCGTGTCAGCGGTCATCGCTCCCCCCGCGGTGCTCGCGGTCGGCCTGAACTACGCCGCACACTCGAGCGAGCTCGGCCTGAAGACCGACGCGGCTCCAACCGTCTTCACCCTGTGGCCCAATTCGCTCACGGGCCATCAGCAGACGACGTCGTGGCCGCGAGCACTGAGCGAGGCCGTGGACTACGAGGCGGAGCTCGGCGTGCTGATCGGCACGCCTGCGAAAGACGTCGCAGAGGCCGACGCCCTGTCGTACGTCTGGGGCTACACCGTCGTCAACGACATCACCGCACGCAACGTGCAGTTCTCTGAGGCGCAGTGGTCACGGTGCAAGTCCTTCGACGGCTTCACCCCGACCGGTCCGTTCGCCGTCACGGCCGACGAGATCGCCGACCCTCAGGACCTGCACATCTGGGCCGTCGTGGACGGCCAGACCGTGCAGGACGCGAGCACCGACCAGATGGTCCGATCGGTCGCGAAGCTCATCGCACACCTCTCGCAGTCGCTCACGCTGCTGCCCGGCACGCTGATCTCCACCGGCAGCCCCGGAGGAGCCGGCTACTCCCGTGACCCGCAGATCTTCCTCCGCGATCGTTCGACCGTGACAGTCGGCATCGACGGGATCGGCGAGCTCACCACCCACTGCCGCGTGCTGGACTGA
- a CDS encoding phosphodiesterase: MPVPSDSEFVFGRHDPASHVIIHVSDPHFLANGVRLGGRFDVESNFARTLEAIRAVHPHPAAIVITGDLADLGEPDAYRRLRRAVEPVAQELAAPIVWVAGNHDERPALREGLLDLPPTQEPVTGVWDLDGLRLIALDTSVPGWHHGDLDAGQLSWLGEILSEPAPHGTLLAMHHPPLPSHLPLFDILELRHQDELAAVIRDTDVRGILAGHLHYSSHGTFAGVPVSVASATCYTMNVARPAADVNGMDAAQAFQIVHVRPETITHTVVPVTDAPTGDHFSLEWLERMARLSPDERLEAFSRKR; this comes from the coding sequence ATGCCAGTGCCTTCCGACAGCGAGTTCGTCTTCGGTCGCCATGATCCCGCGAGTCACGTCATCATCCACGTGAGCGACCCGCACTTCCTGGCGAACGGCGTGCGGCTCGGCGGACGCTTCGACGTCGAGTCGAACTTCGCCCGCACTCTCGAGGCGATCAGGGCTGTGCATCCGCACCCGGCGGCGATCGTCATCACCGGAGACCTGGCGGATCTGGGGGAGCCGGACGCGTATCGCCGGCTCCGTCGTGCAGTGGAGCCCGTCGCGCAAGAGCTGGCGGCGCCGATCGTGTGGGTGGCAGGCAACCACGATGAGCGCCCGGCCCTGCGAGAGGGGCTGCTCGATCTGCCTCCGACCCAGGAGCCGGTGACGGGGGTATGGGACCTCGACGGGCTGAGACTGATCGCGCTCGACACGAGTGTGCCGGGGTGGCATCACGGTGACCTGGACGCCGGTCAGCTCTCGTGGTTGGGGGAGATCCTGAGTGAACCGGCGCCGCACGGCACTCTGCTCGCGATGCACCACCCGCCGCTGCCGAGCCACCTGCCGCTCTTCGACATCCTCGAGCTGCGGCACCAGGACGAACTGGCGGCGGTCATCCGCGATACGGACGTGCGCGGCATCCTGGCCGGTCACCTGCACTACTCCTCGCACGGCACGTTCGCGGGCGTGCCGGTCAGCGTGGCTTCGGCGACCTGCTACACCATGAATGTCGCGCGCCCTGCCGCCGACGTGAACGGCATGGATGCCGCACAGGCCTTCCAGATCGTGCATGTGCGTCCTGAGACGATCACCCACACCGTGGTGCCCGTGACGGACGCGCCGACCGGAGATCACTTCTCGCTGGAATGGCTCGAGAGGATGGCGCGACTCAGCCCCGACGAACGACTCGAGGCCTTCTCGCGCAAACGCTGA
- the rpsO gene encoding 30S ribosomal protein S15, with protein MALEADVKKAIIEEYATHPGDTGSPEVQAAMLTQRIKDLTEHLKEHKHDHHSRRGLFLLVGQRRRLLGYLQSVDIERYRSLIARLGLRR; from the coding sequence ATGGCACTGGAAGCAGACGTCAAGAAGGCGATCATCGAAGAGTACGCGACGCACCCCGGTGACACCGGATCCCCCGAGGTGCAGGCCGCGATGCTGACGCAGCGCATCAAGGACCTCACTGAGCACCTGAAGGAGCACAAGCACGACCACCACTCGCGTCGTGGCCTGTTCCTGCTCGTGGGTCAGCGCCGTCGTCTGCTCGGCTACCTCCAGAGCGTCGACATCGAGCGTTACCGCTCGCTGATCGCTCGCCTGGGTCTCCGCCGATAA
- a CDS encoding peptidase yields the protein MSVGIDWGAFVQVFLAALIGACAVVTFYAFGLRLLVRSGHAPVVSPAEFTDAITVISEKELKRAAKQAAKAAKKSPLTEAQRRIALYGAYGCFALCAVAVVAGILIIVVGH from the coding sequence GTGAGTGTCGGCATCGACTGGGGCGCATTCGTCCAGGTGTTCCTCGCCGCTCTGATCGGCGCCTGCGCCGTGGTGACGTTCTACGCGTTCGGTCTGCGTCTGCTGGTCCGCAGCGGACACGCGCCGGTCGTGAGTCCGGCGGAGTTCACCGACGCCATCACCGTGATCTCTGAGAAGGAGCTCAAGCGGGCGGCGAAGCAGGCCGCCAAGGCGGCGAAGAAGAGTCCTCTCACCGAGGCGCAGCGACGCATCGCGCTGTACGGCGCCTACGGGTGCTTCGCGCTGTGTGCGGTGGCCGTGGTGGCCGGCATCCTGATCATCGTCGTCGGGCACTGA
- a CDS encoding FKBP-type peptidyl-prolyl cis-trans isomerase — MTDRTKPEFDAPTGPAPAELVIRDLIEGDGAEAKPGDTVTVHYAGVEFDSGEEFDSSWGRGETIQFPLRGLIQGWQDGIPGMKEGGRRELVIPPHLAYGPVGGGHFLSGKTLIFIIDLVAVG; from the coding sequence ATGACTGATCGCACAAAGCCTGAGTTCGACGCACCCACCGGGCCCGCCCCCGCGGAGCTCGTCATCCGAGACCTCATCGAGGGAGACGGCGCCGAGGCCAAGCCCGGCGACACCGTGACCGTGCACTATGCCGGTGTCGAGTTCGATTCGGGCGAGGAGTTCGACTCGTCGTGGGGTCGCGGAGAGACCATCCAGTTCCCGCTTCGCGGCCTGATCCAGGGCTGGCAGGACGGCATCCCCGGTATGAAGGAGGGCGGACGGCGTGAGCTCGTCATTCCGCCGCACCTGGCATACGGCCCCGTCGGCGGAGGCCACTTCCTCTCGGGAAAGACCCTCATCTTCATCATCGATCTCGTCGCCGTAGGCTGA
- a CDS encoding YceI family protein, protein MTSIDIPGYRPGTWVLDPSHSEVTFSVRHMMISKVRGTFGVKSATLIAPENPLEARVEASVDVTSIDTKDEGRDTHLRSGDFFDTENFPTMEFVSTGARAEGGELFVDGDLTIRGITKPVSFELDFGGFGSDPWGNYKAGASAKTVINREDFGLTWNAALETGGVLVGKDVTISLDLQGALQQD, encoded by the coding sequence ATGACCAGCATCGACATTCCCGGTTACCGTCCCGGCACCTGGGTGCTCGACCCGTCGCACAGCGAGGTCACCTTCAGCGTGCGCCACATGATGATCTCGAAGGTGCGGGGCACCTTCGGCGTCAAGAGCGCGACCCTGATCGCCCCCGAGAACCCCCTCGAGGCCCGCGTCGAGGCGAGCGTCGACGTCACGTCGATCGACACGAAGGACGAGGGGCGCGACACGCACCTGCGTTCCGGCGACTTCTTCGACACCGAGAACTTCCCGACGATGGAGTTCGTGTCGACCGGTGCGCGCGCCGAGGGCGGCGAGCTCTTCGTCGACGGCGACCTCACCATCCGCGGCATCACCAAGCCCGTCAGCTTCGAGCTCGACTTCGGCGGTTTCGGCTCCGACCCGTGGGGCAACTACAAGGCCGGCGCTTCGGCCAAGACGGTCATCAACCGCGAGGACTTCGGCCTGACGTGGAACGCAGCACTCGAGACCGGCGGAGTGCTGGTCGGCAAGGACGTCACGATCAGCCTCGACCTGCAGGGCGCTCTGCAGCAGGACTGA
- a CDS encoding alpha/beta fold hydrolase, translating to MAVFILVHGAGDTGWSWHRVAAALRDRGHEVIAPDLPGDDESLTLIDYAGPRSRAPGRRR from the coding sequence ATGGCCGTCTTCATCCTCGTTCACGGAGCGGGAGACACAGGATGGTCATGGCATCGCGTCGCAGCCGCACTGAGGGATCGTGGACACGAGGTGATCGCGCCCGATCTGCCGGGTGATGACGAGTCGCTCACTCTCATCGACTATGCGGGACCTCGCTCTCGAGCGCCTGGGCGTCGTCGCTGA
- a CDS encoding MFS transporter, whose product MSDARSHLIDLSPLKASPAFARMWIGSVLAGIGGQLTIVTVMLHVFALTGSTFAVSMIAVAGLVPMVLAGLYGGMLADAFDRRRVALIAATVTFASTALLAALTWSGAEAIWWLYVLSIVNSAANSVGMATRTAIVPRLIPRDKLAAASALNGVAFGLTVMAGPAIAGILVALTGYGWTYTLDVILMLSMFLGLWSLPPLRPEGETVRPGFASLVDGWRFLRRASNIRMQYVVDIIAMTFGQPLVLFPALGTVLLGGGAVTTGILTAAVAAGTFASSLFSGRVVQYRWHGRGIERAVEAYGASILLFGAVLVAGALSGGATEQAPNVGLIVAACVALALSGASDNVSSIYRNTMMQAAVPDAMRGRLQGLFIIVVAGGPRIGALYAGTLATLTTLWFPPLLGGLLVIALVALLARRSPGFRAYDAENPEP is encoded by the coding sequence GTGAGCGACGCACGCAGCCATCTGATCGACCTCAGCCCCCTCAAGGCCAGCCCGGCGTTCGCGCGGATGTGGATCGGCTCGGTCCTCGCAGGGATCGGCGGGCAACTGACGATCGTCACGGTGATGCTGCACGTGTTCGCGCTCACCGGGAGCACCTTCGCAGTCTCGATGATCGCCGTGGCCGGGCTCGTGCCGATGGTCCTCGCCGGGCTGTACGGCGGGATGCTCGCCGACGCCTTCGACCGTCGCAGGGTGGCGTTGATCGCCGCCACGGTGACCTTCGCCTCCACCGCGCTGCTCGCGGCACTCACCTGGAGCGGCGCGGAGGCCATCTGGTGGCTCTATGTGCTGAGCATCGTCAACTCCGCGGCGAATTCGGTCGGCATGGCCACCCGCACGGCGATCGTGCCGCGGCTCATCCCCCGCGACAAGCTCGCCGCCGCTTCCGCCCTCAACGGAGTGGCATTCGGACTCACGGTGATGGCCGGACCCGCCATCGCGGGAATCCTCGTCGCACTCACCGGGTACGGATGGACGTACACCCTCGATGTGATCCTGATGCTGTCGATGTTCCTCGGACTGTGGAGCCTGCCTCCGCTTCGCCCCGAGGGCGAGACCGTGAGGCCGGGCTTCGCGTCGCTCGTGGACGGGTGGCGATTCCTGCGCCGAGCGAGCAACATCCGGATGCAATACGTCGTCGACATCATCGCCATGACTTTCGGGCAGCCGCTCGTGCTGTTCCCGGCTCTCGGGACGGTCCTCCTCGGCGGAGGAGCGGTGACGACCGGCATCCTCACCGCAGCCGTCGCAGCGGGCACGTTCGCTTCGAGCCTCTTCTCCGGACGGGTCGTGCAGTATCGCTGGCACGGGCGCGGCATCGAGCGGGCGGTCGAGGCCTACGGCGCATCGATCCTTTTGTTCGGCGCGGTCCTGGTGGCCGGGGCCCTCTCCGGCGGGGCGACCGAACAGGCTCCGAATGTTGGGCTGATCGTCGCGGCGTGCGTGGCACTCGCCCTCTCGGGCGCATCCGACAACGTGAGCTCGATCTACCGCAACACCATGATGCAGGCGGCGGTGCCAGACGCGATGCGCGGCCGCCTGCAGGGCCTCTTCATCATCGTCGTCGCCGGTGGCCCTCGCATCGGCGCCCTCTACGCCGGCACGCTCGCGACCCTAACAACTCTCTGGTTCCCCCCGCTGCTCGGCGGATTGCTCGTGATCGCTCTGGTCGCGCTGCTCGCACGGCGCAGCCCGGGGTTCCGTGCGTACGACGCAGAGAACCCCGAGCCCTGA
- a CDS encoding transcriptional regulator, protein MTESPPAPHPRTRLDDNFASPIRFSLMASLGEGIELDFATLREILQCGDSPLSKAITHLQAAGYVVARKGSLGSRPRTWVYSTATGRAAFAGHLQALREIVALGGGPAL, encoded by the coding sequence GTGACTGAGTCGCCGCCGGCGCCGCATCCCCGTACCCGGCTCGACGACAACTTCGCGTCACCGATCCGCTTCTCGCTGATGGCCTCGCTCGGGGAGGGCATCGAATTGGACTTCGCGACACTCCGCGAGATCCTCCAGTGCGGAGACTCTCCGCTGAGCAAGGCCATCACGCACCTGCAGGCGGCGGGTTATGTCGTCGCCCGCAAGGGCAGTCTCGGCAGTCGTCCGCGCACCTGGGTGTATTCGACCGCGACGGGGCGAGCGGCCTTCGCCGGCCACCTCCAGGCGCTGCGCGAGATCGTCGCGCTCGGAGGCGGCCCGGCGCTGTAG
- a CDS encoding aspartate ammonia-lyase, protein MASAAPAPTRTETDSLGSMEIPADAYWGIHTARADANFPITKRPISVYPDLVVALAMVKQASARANREIGVLDPERADLIDRAAQRVIDGEFHDQFTVGVIQGGAGTSTNMNANEVITNIALELAGREKGDYAFLSPIDHTNRSQSTNDVYPTAVKIGLSLTLRSLLEELDLLRISFLHKSHEFHDVLKVGRTQLQDAVPMTLGQEFHGFASTLGYDHTRLTENASLMFEINMGATAIGTGITTHSDYAPAVLKHLREITELDLVTSADLVEATSDTGSFMSFSSTLKRNAMKLSKICNDLRLLSSGPQAGFGEINLPAMQAGSSIMPGKVNPVIPEVVNQVAFAVAGADMTVTMAAEAGQLQLNAFEPVIAHSIFQSITWMRQAMWTLRVNCVDGITANRDRLGAMVGASVGVITALTPFIGYAAAAALAKTALLTNRNVADLVVEAGLMSREEVIKQLSPARLSGLEAITAAIPVISSEDLIEI, encoded by the coding sequence ATGGCTTCTGCCGCGCCTGCCCCCACCCGCACCGAGACCGACTCTCTCGGGAGCATGGAGATTCCCGCCGACGCGTACTGGGGGATCCACACTGCCCGCGCCGACGCGAACTTCCCGATCACGAAGCGCCCGATCTCGGTCTATCCCGACCTCGTCGTCGCGCTGGCCATGGTCAAGCAGGCCAGCGCCAGGGCCAACCGCGAGATCGGGGTCCTCGACCCCGAGCGCGCCGATCTGATCGACCGGGCCGCTCAGCGTGTGATCGACGGCGAGTTCCACGACCAGTTCACCGTCGGGGTGATCCAGGGCGGCGCCGGCACCTCGACGAACATGAACGCCAACGAGGTCATCACCAACATCGCGCTCGAGCTCGCCGGGCGTGAGAAGGGCGACTACGCGTTCCTGTCGCCTATCGATCACACCAACCGCAGCCAGTCGACCAACGACGTCTACCCGACCGCTGTCAAGATCGGTCTGTCGCTGACGCTCCGGTCATTGCTCGAAGAGCTCGATCTGCTGCGCATCTCGTTCCTGCACAAGTCGCATGAGTTCCACGACGTGCTCAAGGTCGGACGCACCCAGCTGCAGGACGCTGTGCCGATGACTCTGGGCCAGGAGTTCCACGGCTTCGCCTCGACCCTCGGCTACGACCACACGCGCCTCACCGAGAACGCGTCACTGATGTTCGAGATCAACATGGGCGCCACGGCCATCGGCACGGGCATCACGACCCACTCCGACTACGCGCCCGCCGTGCTGAAGCACCTGCGCGAGATCACCGAGCTCGACCTGGTCACCTCCGCCGACCTCGTCGAGGCGACGAGCGACACCGGTTCGTTCATGTCCTTCTCCTCGACGCTGAAGCGCAATGCGATGAAGCTGTCGAAGATCTGCAACGACCTGCGACTGCTGTCGTCCGGTCCGCAGGCAGGCTTCGGCGAGATCAACCTGCCCGCCATGCAGGCTGGTTCCAGCATCATGCCCGGCAAGGTGAACCCGGTGATCCCGGAGGTCGTGAACCAGGTGGCGTTCGCGGTCGCGGGTGCGGACATGACGGTGACGATGGCAGCCGAGGCGGGGCAGCTTCAGCTCAACGCCTTCGAGCCCGTGATCGCTCACTCGATCTTCCAGTCGATCACCTGGATGCGCCAGGCGATGTGGACGCTGCGCGTCAACTGCGTCGACGGCATCACTGCGAACCGCGATCGTCTCGGCGCCATGGTCGGCGCCTCGGTCGGCGTCATCACCGCTCTCACGCCGTTCATCGGATACGCTGCCGCGGCTGCTCTGGCCAAGACCGCCCTCCTGACCAACCGGAATGTGGCCGACCTGGTCGTCGAGGCCGGCTTGATGTCGCGTGAAGAGGTCATCAAGCAGCTGTCGCCCGCGCGTCTGTCCGGACTCGAGGCGATCACCGCTGCGATTCCGGTGATCTCGTCCGAGGACCTCATCGAGATCTGA